One Malassezia restricta chromosome III, complete sequence DNA segment encodes these proteins:
- a CDS encoding N-alpha-acetyltransferase 40: protein MAAAQRLVRQAQQLRSAQLQACVSASPSTRMIVATASELSRDMHERIFAILEANMRGMYEGLDGWDASFKRMELHHPKSRYLLALHGDDVHHRRSRRIHGRARGPVLQGFVMWRYDTDDTTPDDPFSEGIVAPVAYCYELQVADAWQGRGIGAHLLQTLERLAWHAHMRKTMLTVFYINQRARSFYASHGYVTDATSPSNDDGERHHYVILCKPHPDLVDKRVELRQRAENSDA from the exons ATggctgcagcacagcgcctcgtgcggCAGGCCCAGCAGTTGCGCAGTGCACAGCTCCAGGCATGCgtgagcgcgtcgccgagTACACGCATGATTGTAGCGACGGCGTCCGAGCTCTCGCGGGACATGCATGAGCGCATTTTTGCGATCCTCGAGGCGAATATGCGCGGCATGTACGAGGGATTGGATGGATGGGACGCCTCCTTCAAGCGCATGGAGCTCCATCACCCCAAGTCACGATACCTGTTGGCCCTGCATGGCGACGATGTGCACCACCGCCGGTCACGGCGCAtacatggccgtgcgcgcggTCCCGTTCTCCAGGGCTTCGTGATGTGGCGCTACGATACGGACGACACGACGCCTGATGACCCTTTTTCTGAAGGCATCGTGGCTCCTGTCGCATACTG CTACGAGCTGCAGGTAGCAGACGCGTGGCAAGGCCGAGGTATTGGAGCACACCTGCtccagacgctcgagcgcctcgcatGGCATGCCCACATGCGCAAAACCATGCTCACAGTCTTTTACATCAACCAGCGTGCAAGATCCTTTTATGCATCTCATGGGTACGTCACGGACGCCACGTCGCCATCAAACGACGACGGAGAACGTCATCACTACGTGATCCTGTGCAAGCCACATCCCGACTTAGTCGACAAACGCGTCGAACTACGACAGAGGGCTGAGAATTCTGACGCGTGA
- a CDS encoding mitochondrial import receptor subunit TOM7, which yields MALSEDTKERIVRLVDITKTIVHYGWVPFVIYVGFMSSQPRPNLLKILSPLS from the exons ATGGCGCTTTCGGAGGACACAAAG GAGCGGATCGTCCGTCTAGTCGACATTACCAAGACCATCGTGCACTATGGCTGGGTCCCATTCGTGATCTACGTCGGCTTTATGAGCAGCCAGCCGCGCCCCAACCTTCTTAA AATTCTCAGCCCTCTGTCGTAG